From the Lysobacter sp. FW306-1B-D06B genome, one window contains:
- a CDS encoding amidohydrolase family protein has translation MKRRAAAALTGLTVALSLASAAPAQAPAAAGPVVLKAAHLFDGRSGRLVSPGVVVVQGTRIAAVGEAAVPAGAKVIDLGDATLMPGFIDAHTHIASNHDDNWAQGFYENMLRFPAEQSFHAAHNAKLTLEAGFTTVREVGAPDFVDIALRNAIRDGLTEGPRMLVAGHAIGSTGGHCDIAPFPPERVAPLGPRDGVCNGAEQCRLATREQMKYGADVIKICASGGVLSEADPVDVPQLTPDELRAIVTEAHAWGRKVAAHSHGDLAAKLAVEAGVDSIEHGSFLTEPTLQLMKRKGTYLVPTRMTQVWVVEKADTYPPQIGAKARAAGAAHQVMFKEALRVGVPIALGTDAAVYPHGLNAQEFGDMVELGMTPVAALLTSSQGSAKLLGIDGETGTLEAGKFADVVAVPGNVLENIRATEKPLLVMKQGTTVRAP, from the coding sequence ATGAAGCGTCGCGCCGCCGCGGCCCTGACGGGCCTGACCGTTGCTCTCTCGCTGGCTTCCGCCGCTCCGGCGCAGGCCCCGGCGGCCGCGGGACCGGTCGTGCTGAAGGCGGCGCACCTGTTCGACGGGCGCAGCGGGCGGCTGGTCTCGCCGGGCGTGGTGGTGGTGCAGGGCACGCGAATCGCCGCCGTGGGCGAGGCCGCCGTGCCGGCCGGTGCCAAGGTCATCGACCTGGGCGATGCCACGCTGATGCCCGGTTTCATCGACGCCCATACCCACATCGCCTCCAACCACGACGACAACTGGGCGCAGGGCTTCTACGAGAACATGCTGCGCTTTCCCGCCGAGCAGTCCTTCCACGCCGCGCACAACGCGAAGCTGACGCTGGAGGCCGGCTTCACCACCGTGCGCGAAGTCGGCGCGCCGGACTTCGTCGACATCGCCCTGCGCAACGCGATCCGCGACGGCCTCACCGAAGGCCCGCGCATGCTGGTCGCCGGCCATGCGATCGGCTCCACCGGCGGGCATTGCGACATCGCGCCGTTCCCGCCCGAGCGCGTGGCGCCGCTGGGCCCGCGCGACGGCGTGTGCAACGGCGCCGAACAATGCCGCCTCGCCACCCGCGAACAAATGAAGTACGGCGCGGACGTGATCAAGATCTGCGCTTCCGGCGGCGTGCTGTCGGAGGCCGATCCGGTGGACGTGCCGCAGCTCACGCCGGACGAACTGCGCGCGATCGTGACCGAGGCCCACGCCTGGGGCCGCAAGGTCGCCGCGCACAGCCACGGCGATCTGGCCGCGAAGCTGGCGGTGGAGGCGGGCGTGGACTCGATCGAACACGGCAGCTTCCTCACCGAACCCACGCTGCAGCTGATGAAGCGCAAGGGCACGTACCTGGTGCCCACGCGCATGACCCAGGTCTGGGTGGTGGAGAAGGCCGACACCTACCCGCCGCAGATCGGCGCCAAAGCGCGCGCGGCCGGCGCCGCGCACCAGGTGATGTTCAAGGAAGCGCTGCGCGTGGGCGTGCCGATTGCGCTGGGCACGGACGCCGCGGTGTATCCGCACGGCCTCAACGCGCAGGAGTTCGGCGACATGGTCGAGCTGGGCATGACGCCGGTTGCGGCGCTGCTCACCAGCAGCCAGGGCTCGGCGAAGCTGCTGGGGATCGACGGGGAGACCGGCACGCTGGAAGCGGGCAAGTTCGCCGACGTCGTCGCCGTGCCCGGCAACGTGCTGGAGAACATCCGCGCCACGGAAAAGCCGCTGCTGGTGATGAAGCAGGGCACGACGGTGCGCGCGCCGTAA
- a CDS encoding RcnB family protein codes for MKHLLSTLAIGFLLLSPVAASAHDKHHHDRDRHDHHDRHDRHDHDDHHDRGRKRGHYKHDYRRGVVYVERRVYVDDYPRYELREPPRGHRWVRSDDGRYVLIAVATGIIADVLLHH; via the coding sequence ATGAAGCACCTGCTGTCGACCCTCGCGATCGGCTTCCTGCTGCTCTCACCGGTGGCCGCGTCCGCCCATGACAAGCACCATCACGACCGGGATCGCCACGACCACCACGACCGCCATGATCGCCACGATCACGACGACCACCACGACCGCGGCCGCAAGCGCGGCCACTACAAGCACGACTACCGCCGTGGCGTGGTCTACGTCGAACGCCGCGTCTACGTGGACGACTACCCGCGCTACGAGCTGCGCGAACCGCCCCGCGGCCACCGCTGGGTGCGCAGCGACGACGGCCGCTACGTGCTGATCGCCGTGGCCACCGGCATCATCGCCGACGTGCTGCTGCACCACTGA
- a CDS encoding NAD(P)-dependent oxidoreductase, with translation MTLLVTGSAGHLGEGLMRQLRATGRDAVGIDLKPSAFTDHVGSITDREFVRRHMKGVRAVIHAATLHKPHVATHPHQDFIDTNISGTLVLLEEAVAAGVDAFVFTSTTSTFGAALTPAPGEPAAWIDEDVSPIPKNIYGVTKLSAEQLCELFYRKRRLPVLVLRTSRFFPEPDDSIDVRNGFSTLNAQANELLYRRVDIADAVDAHLLAVERAKAIGFGRYIISATTPFTREDLPDLRCDAPAVLARRFPEAGALYASHGWRMFPQLDRVYVNARAREQLGWRPRYDFAFVLDALRRGEDFRSPLAEAVGSKGYHDVVFEEGPYPVAS, from the coding sequence ATGACCCTCCTCGTGACCGGCAGTGCCGGCCATCTGGGCGAAGGCTTGATGCGCCAGCTGCGCGCCACCGGCCGCGACGCGGTCGGCATCGACCTCAAGCCGTCCGCGTTCACCGACCACGTCGGCTCCATCACCGACCGCGAGTTCGTGCGTCGCCACATGAAGGGCGTGCGCGCGGTGATCCACGCGGCCACGCTGCACAAGCCGCACGTGGCCACGCATCCGCACCAGGATTTCATCGACACCAACATCAGCGGCACGCTGGTGTTGCTGGAAGAAGCCGTCGCGGCGGGCGTGGACGCGTTCGTGTTCACCAGCACGACCAGCACCTTCGGCGCCGCGCTCACGCCCGCGCCGGGCGAGCCGGCGGCGTGGATCGACGAGGACGTCTCGCCGATCCCGAAGAACATCTACGGCGTGACCAAGCTGTCGGCCGAGCAGCTGTGCGAGCTGTTCTACCGCAAGCGACGCCTGCCGGTGCTGGTGCTGCGCACATCGCGCTTCTTCCCCGAGCCCGACGACAGCATCGACGTGCGCAACGGATTCTCCACGCTCAATGCGCAGGCGAACGAACTGCTGTACCGGCGCGTGGACATCGCCGACGCGGTGGACGCGCACCTGCTGGCGGTCGAGCGGGCGAAGGCGATCGGCTTCGGGCGCTACATCATTTCGGCGACGACGCCGTTCACCCGCGAGGATCTGCCGGACCTGCGCTGCGACGCACCGGCGGTGCTGGCGCGGCGTTTCCCCGAGGCCGGGGCGCTGTACGCCTCGCACGGTTGGCGCATGTTCCCGCAGCTGGACCGCGTGTACGTCAATGCGCGTGCGCGCGAGCAACTGGGCTGGCGCCCGCGTTACGACTTCGCGTTCGTGCTCGATGCGCTGCGTCGCGGCGAGGACTTCCGCAGCCCGCTGGCCGAGGCCGTGGGCAGCAAGGGCTACCACGACGTGGTGTTCGAGGAAGGGCCGTATCCGGTGGCGTCGTAG
- a CDS encoding SDR family oxidoreductase, translating to MDIRNAVVLVTGANRGLGRALVEAFQKAGAKKVYAAARDPASVNVPGAVPIAMDVASPDSISVAARQCCDVNVLVNNAGIAKSGQLFSDEGEAKLREEMEVNLFGPWRVARAFAPTLQVNGGGTVVNVLSVLSWLSMPGSATYCVSKSAAWSLTNGLRNDLAPQGTKVTAVHVGLMDTDMTAGMDAPKSSPRDVAEQIVRAVAEDAPEVLADETSRQVKASLASNRAAYLGPASAA from the coding sequence ATGGACATCCGCAACGCCGTGGTCCTGGTGACCGGAGCCAACCGCGGGCTCGGCCGCGCGCTGGTCGAAGCCTTCCAGAAAGCGGGCGCGAAGAAGGTCTACGCCGCCGCGCGTGATCCGGCGTCGGTGAACGTGCCCGGCGCGGTGCCGATCGCGATGGACGTGGCCTCGCCCGACAGCATCAGCGTCGCCGCGCGGCAGTGCTGCGACGTGAACGTGCTGGTCAACAACGCCGGCATCGCCAAGAGCGGACAGCTGTTCTCCGACGAAGGCGAGGCGAAGCTGCGCGAGGAAATGGAAGTGAACCTGTTCGGCCCCTGGCGCGTGGCGCGCGCGTTCGCGCCGACGTTGCAGGTGAACGGCGGCGGCACGGTGGTCAACGTGCTGTCGGTGCTCAGCTGGCTGAGCATGCCGGGCAGCGCGACCTACTGCGTGTCCAAATCCGCCGCGTGGTCGCTCACCAACGGTTTGCGCAACGACCTGGCGCCGCAGGGCACGAAGGTCACCGCCGTGCACGTGGGCCTGATGGACACCGACATGACCGCCGGCATGGACGCGCCCAAGTCCTCGCCGCGCGACGTGGCCGAGCAGATCGTGCGCGCGGTGGCGGAAGACGCGCCGGAAGTCCTCGCCGACGAAACCAGCCGCCAGGTGAAGGCCTCGTTGGCGTCGAACCGGGCGGCATACCTTGGGCCCGCGTCGGCGGCATGA